A single window of Myxocyprinus asiaticus isolate MX2 ecotype Aquarium Trade chromosome 34, UBuf_Myxa_2, whole genome shotgun sequence DNA harbors:
- the LOC127425286 gene encoding probable ATP-dependent RNA helicase ddx6 produces MENVSPAVMGMNQHNRQFKGQPKITSQVGPQTAPQGVQPGKEHAGTQKPANASRERTGIRFGDDWKKSLELPPTDNRVKTSDVTATKGNEFEDYCLKRELLMGIFEMGWEKPSPIQEESIPIALSGRDILARAKNGTGKSGAYLIPLLERIDLKKDYIQAIVVVPTRELALQVSQISIQISKHLGGVKVMATTGGTNLRDDIMRLDETVHVVIATPGRILDLIRKGVAKMDKVQIMVMDEADKLLSRDFMVLIEDIIGSLAKNRQILLYSATFPISVQKFMVKHLQKPYEINLMEELTLKGITQYYAYVTERQKVHCLNTLFSRLQINQSIIFCNSTQRVELLAKKITQLGYSCFYIHAKMMQEYRNRVFHDFRNGLCRNLVCTDLFTRGIDIQAVNVVINFDFPKNAETYLHRIGRSGRFGHLGLAINLISAEDRFNMKAIEDQLITDIKPIPGSIDKSLYVAEFHSVNPDCEVEAEEGETHRPGREPQAS; encoded by the exons ATGGAGAATgttagccctgctgtcatgggaATGAACCAACACAACAGGCAGTTTAAAGGCCAGCCTAAAATAACCTCTCAAGTAGGACCCCAAACCGCACCCCAAGGAGTTCAACCTGGAAAAGAACATGCAGGAACCCAGAAACCAGCCAATGCCTCTCGAGAAAGAACTGGCATCAG GTTTGGTGATGACTGGAAAAAGAGTCTAGAGCTCCCCCCTACGGACAACAGAGTCAAAACTTCT GATGTCACTGCCACAAAAGGAAATGAGTTTGAGGACTACTGCTTGAAGAGAGAGTTACTGATGGGCATCTTTGAGATGGGCTGGGAAAAGCCCTCCCCCATTCAG GAGGAGAGTATCCCTATTGCTCTCTCTGGCCGTGATATACTGGCTCGTGCCAAAAACGGAACAGGAAAGAGTGGTGCGTACTTGATTCCCCTACTGGAGAGAATTGACCTGAAAAAGGACTACATTCAGG CCATAGTGGTAGTTCCCACCCGTGAGCTCGCACTGCAGGTCAGTCAGATCAGTATTCAGATTAGTAAGCACCTGGGTGGCGTTAAAGTCATGGCAACCACAGGTGGGACCAACCTACGAGATGACATCATGCGCCTGGATGAGACGG ttcaTGTTGTTATAGCAACACCAGGCCGAATTTTGGACTTGATTAGAAAGGGTGTGGCCAAAATGGATAAAGTTCAGATAATGGTTATGGATGAG GCTGATAAGTTGCTCTCTCGGGACTTTATGGTTCTTATTGAGGACATCATTGGTTCCCTTGCAAAGAACAGACAGATTCTACTTTATTCGGCCACCTTTCCCATTAGCGTACAGAAGTTCATG GTGAAGCACCTGCAGAAGCCCTATGAGATTAATCTGATGGAAGAATTAACTCTGAAGGGCATTACCCAGTACTATGCTTACgtcacagagagacagaaagtgcACTGTCTCAACACACTGTTTTCCAGG TTGCAGATCAATCAGTCCATCATCTTCTGTAACTCTACTCAGAGAGTGGAACTTTTGGCCAAGAAGATCACCCAGCTGGGCTACTCCTGCTTTTACATTCATGCAAAAATGATGCAG GAATATAGAAACCGTGTTTTCCATGACTTCAGAAATGGACTCTGCAGAAATCTTGTCTGCACAG ATTTGTTCACTAGAGGCATTGACATCCAGGCAGTAAATGTGGTCATAAACTTTGACTTCCCCAAGAATGCAGAGACCTATCTGCATCGCATAGGACGCTCAG GAAGATTTGGACATTTGGGTTTGGCTATCAATCTCATTTCCGCTGAGGACCGCTTTAACATGAAGGCCATCGAGGACCAGCTGATCACGGACATCAAACCCATTCCCGGCAGCATTGATAAGAGCCTGTATGTGGCAGAGTTCCACTCTGTTAACCCTGACTGTGAGGTGGAAGCAGAGGAGGGAGAGACCCATCGCCCTGGCAGAGAGCCTCAAGCCTCTTAA